GGATGAGTTAAACTACCAGCAAGACCCAGATAGAGATGAGCACCAGCAGAACGACAAGTATGATGGTCATCTGGAACAGGGTTTTTTCTATGCCGCGCTTGGTGCGGAAAACGGTGTCAGCCTGTCCGAAAATGCCGCCCAAGCCACCGCCGCGCACCTGCAGCAAGGACGCCAGTCCGAGGGCTACGGCGACAATTATCTGGGCTATGAGCAAAAATGTCAGCATGTTTTAACCTTCCTGTAAGGGCACGGCGTGCCATGCCCGGCAGTTCCTTAACTTTCTTTCAGCTTTTGCAGTATTATATCAGAAGCGACCGCCGGGTTGGCGCGTCCTTTTGACAGCTTCATCATCTGGCCGACCAGGAATTTCAGCGACTGTTCCTTGCCGGCTTTGAAATCGGCAAC
This is a stretch of genomic DNA from Dehalogenimonas etheniformans. It encodes these proteins:
- the secG gene encoding preprotein translocase subunit SecG; protein product: MLTFLLIAQIIVAVALGLASLLQVRGGGLGGIFGQADTVFRTKRGIEKTLFQMTIILVVLLVLISIWVLLVV